One window of the Bacteroidetes bacterium SB0662_bin_6 genome contains the following:
- the moeB gene encoding molybdopterin-synthase adenylyltransferase MoeB translates to MAHIYIPSPLRAYVDDQSTVDVEGATVEEALANLVRQHPAIGKHLFAETGKLRQFVNIYRNEEDIRYLDREKTALGPKDEISIVPSVAGGAEGDACMPHTLKPEEIRRYSRHLTLPEFGMEGQRKLKTSSVLVVGAGGLGSPLALYLAAAGVGKIGIVDFDVVDETNLQRQILHGTKDVGRKKLASARETIHDINPFVEVETFDAALTSENALDILSGYDIVADGTDNFPTRYLVNDACVMLGIPNAYASIFRFEGQASVFGAKDGPCYRCLYEEPPPPGLVPSCAEGGVLGILPGMVGTVQATEVIKMLSGIGEPLIGRLLVIDALGMHFRALHIRRNPACQVCGDHPSQTELIDYQAFCGIPAQSNGNTMNQETSLPEITVRELKSRIDQGNRPFILDVRQPHEYDIVNLDGTLIPLDELADRLDELEDHRDADIVVHCRSGGRSSRAVQLMHEHGFEHALNLKGGVLAWSDEIDPSMPQY, encoded by the coding sequence ATGGCCCACATTTACATTCCCTCCCCACTGCGCGCGTACGTTGACGACCAAAGCACCGTAGATGTCGAAGGCGCCACGGTCGAAGAAGCGCTGGCGAACCTCGTCCGGCAGCATCCGGCGATCGGGAAACACCTGTTCGCGGAAACCGGCAAGCTCCGGCAATTCGTCAACATATATCGGAACGAGGAAGACATCCGGTATCTGGACCGCGAAAAAACCGCGCTGGGTCCGAAGGACGAAATCTCGATCGTGCCGTCCGTGGCCGGAGGAGCGGAAGGCGATGCCTGCATGCCGCATACCCTGAAACCGGAAGAAATCAGGCGGTACAGCCGGCATCTCACCCTCCCGGAATTCGGGATGGAGGGGCAAAGAAAGCTCAAAACCTCGTCCGTGCTCGTCGTGGGTGCAGGCGGGCTCGGGTCTCCGCTGGCACTGTATCTCGCCGCCGCCGGCGTCGGAAAAATAGGCATCGTGGACTTCGACGTAGTGGATGAAACCAACCTGCAACGGCAGATTCTTCACGGGACAAAAGATGTGGGGCGAAAAAAACTCGCGTCGGCCCGCGAGACGATCCATGACATAAATCCGTTCGTCGAGGTGGAAACTTTCGACGCGGCGCTCACCAGCGAAAATGCGCTCGATATTCTTTCGGGATACGACATCGTTGCAGACGGCACGGACAATTTTCCCACGCGCTATCTGGTCAACGATGCATGCGTGATGCTGGGCATCCCGAATGCCTATGCTTCGATCTTCCGATTCGAGGGGCAGGCATCGGTATTCGGCGCAAAAGACGGGCCGTGTTACCGTTGTCTGTATGAAGAACCCCCTCCTCCGGGGCTCGTCCCGTCCTGTGCAGAGGGAGGCGTGCTGGGCATTCTTCCAGGGATGGTCGGCACCGTACAAGCCACCGAAGTGATCAAGATGCTCTCCGGTATCGGAGAACCGCTTATCGGGCGACTGCTGGTCATCGACGCGCTCGGCATGCACTTCCGGGCCCTGCATATCCGGCGCAACCCGGCCTGCCAGGTGTGCGGCGATCATCCTTCCCAGACTGAACTCATTGATTACCAGGCTTTCTGCGGCATTCCCGCACAATCGAACGGCAACACCATGAACCAGGAAACATCCCTCCCCGAAATCACGGTACGCGAATTAAAGAGCAGGATCGATCAGGGGAACCGCCCCTTTATTCTGGATGTGCGCCAGCCGCACGAGTACGACATCGTGAACCTTGACGGCACGCTCATTCCACTGGATGAACTGGCCGATCGGCTGGACGAACTGGAAGATCACAGGGATGCGGACATTGTGGTCCACTGCCGCTCGGGTGGACGCTCTTCGCGGGCCGTCCAATTGATGCACGAGCACGGGTTCGAGCACGCCCTGAACCTGAAAGGCGGCGTGCTGGCCTGGAGCGATGAAATCGACCCCTCCATGCCACAGTATTAG
- the dnaA gene encoding chromosomal replication initiator protein DnaA: MPSTAAEKTWETCLTQISNQISKQSFRTWFAPIRLINLEENSETARLRLAVPNAFHTEWLESHYAHVVRKTASKVLGRQTNVAYEVAPDIAVGEETDEPPALPLEPSHRNREYLPRTYPTIPPPSGRPTPNIAPIKNTSLKPEYTFDSFIEGHSNRFARGGAVAIAEDPKGTGYNPFTIYGDTGLGKTHLVQAIGNYALQKNSNLRVHYVSGEQFTSQFIHSIQENRVHCFSNFYRQIDLLIVDDVQFLSGKEKTQEEFFHIFNELHQTGKKIILCADRPPSAITGIQERLLSRFQWGLSADIQPPELETRIAILQHKAVKMGVSLRLEVLEFVAERIRANIRQLEGALHKLSAYARHHSQDVDINTAKGILQDLMEDSQVRLEIEDIQRCVAQFYGIEPELLSAKTRKREAVTARHLAMYFSKQLTSHSLKSIGNRFGGRDHSTVIHACKTIENRMEMEIAFRDEITIARERLERYTPGRSVRQG, encoded by the coding sequence ATGCCTTCCACCGCTGCCGAGAAAACGTGGGAAACCTGCCTCACCCAAATTTCCAACCAAATCTCCAAGCAGTCCTTTCGCACATGGTTTGCTCCGATCAGGTTGATTAACCTGGAAGAAAACAGTGAGACCGCACGGCTTCGGCTGGCTGTTCCCAATGCCTTCCACACCGAATGGTTGGAGTCTCACTATGCCCATGTCGTCAGGAAAACCGCTTCGAAAGTCCTTGGAAGGCAGACCAATGTCGCCTACGAGGTCGCTCCGGACATAGCCGTGGGCGAGGAAACAGACGAACCGCCGGCCCTGCCGCTCGAACCTTCGCACCGGAACAGGGAGTACCTGCCCCGGACGTATCCGACAATACCCCCCCCATCAGGGCGCCCCACCCCAAACATAGCGCCCATCAAGAATACCAGCCTCAAGCCGGAGTATACCTTCGACTCTTTTATTGAAGGGCATTCCAATCGATTTGCCCGGGGCGGAGCCGTTGCCATCGCCGAAGACCCGAAAGGCACCGGGTATAATCCATTCACCATCTACGGAGACACCGGCCTCGGGAAAACCCACCTTGTACAGGCCATTGGGAATTACGCCCTGCAAAAGAATTCGAACCTCCGCGTCCACTACGTATCGGGAGAACAGTTCACGTCACAGTTCATTCACTCGATTCAGGAAAACCGTGTCCATTGTTTCTCCAACTTCTACCGGCAAATCGACTTGCTGATCGTGGACGATGTACAGTTCCTGAGCGGAAAAGAAAAAACGCAGGAGGAGTTTTTCCACATCTTCAACGAACTCCACCAAACAGGCAAAAAAATCATCCTGTGCGCCGACCGCCCTCCATCCGCAATCACCGGAATTCAGGAACGGCTCCTTTCACGGTTTCAATGGGGGCTTTCTGCGGACATACAGCCGCCCGAACTCGAGACACGTATCGCGATTTTGCAGCACAAGGCAGTCAAAATGGGCGTATCGTTACGGCTGGAAGTGCTGGAATTCGTGGCTGAGCGGATCCGCGCCAACATTCGACAACTGGAAGGCGCATTACACAAGTTGTCCGCTTACGCCAGGCATCACAGTCAGGATGTCGACATAAACACGGCGAAAGGTATCCTTCAGGACCTGATGGAGGATTCCCAGGTGCGTCTCGAGATCGAAGACATTCAGCGTTGCGTCGCCCAATTCTATGGAATTGAGCCCGAACTGCTCTCGGCAAAAACGCGGAAACGCGAGGCAGTGACGGCGCGCCATCTTGCCATGTACTTTTCCAAGCAACTGACTTCCCATTCCCTGAAAAGCATCGGCAATCGCTTCGGGGGGCGTGACCATTCGACGGTTATACACGCCTGCAAAACGATCGAAAACCGGATGGAAATGGAGATAGCTTTCCGGGACGAGATAACAATCGCCCGGGAACGGCTCGAACGCTATACGCCTGGCCGCTCGGTCAGGCAAGGATAA
- a CDS encoding P-II family nitrogen regulator, whose product MKLVRAIIRPEKLTDVLTELFKAEITGLTVTRVRGHGGETEIVETYRGTTAKKELTEKIMLDIGVSDPVLDTAIDTLIAAARTGEVGDGKIFVLPVEKIYRIRTGEEDVAAVTPVGME is encoded by the coding sequence ATGAAATTAGTCAGAGCAATCATTCGGCCTGAAAAACTCACCGATGTGCTCACCGAACTGTTCAAAGCAGAAATCACCGGCCTGACGGTGACGCGCGTTCGCGGCCACGGCGGCGAGACGGAGATCGTGGAAACCTACCGGGGCACCACGGCCAAAAAGGAACTCACCGAGAAAATCATGCTGGACATCGGGGTCTCGGATCCTGTGCTCGACACAGCCATCGACACCCTGATTGCAGCGGCGCGCACGGGTGAGGTGGGCGACGGGAAAATCTTCGTCCTGCCGGTAGAAAAGATTTACCGAATCCGAACCGGCGAAGAAGATGTAGCCGCCGTCACGCCGGTGGGTATGGAGTAA
- a CDS encoding ammonium transporter produces MRFLVCLLALPALALAEPAFAQDAAAESALSGADTAWMLISTALVLLMTPALAFFYGGLVRSKNTLNTMMMSFISLGVAGVLWALFGYSLAFGDGSAWIGDFSMAFLNGVGLEPDGSIPSLLFMAFQGTFFIITAALISGAVVERMRFRAYLVFISLWGLLVYAPICHWVWSGNAWLGDMGALDFAGGAVVHINAGIAAVVAALVLGARKDYGRQAIIPHNVPFVLLGAGLLWFGWFGFNGGSALAANSIAALALVNTMLAPAGTLAIWTIIDLGRTGKVTAVGAATAIVVGLVAVTPAAGFVSPISSLLIGAIAAVPCYFAIQWRSRTRLDDSLDVFAAHGLGGITGALLTGVFAESAWNGGADGLLFGNPAQLGIQALSIVAVMVYSGVVTFLILKGISLVTSLRPEVPNEGMGLDIASHGEEAYSDGEGIVLLLDDEIQASSAA; encoded by the coding sequence ATGCGTTTTCTTGTTTGCCTTCTTGCTCTGCCCGCCCTCGCCTTGGCTGAACCCGCATTTGCGCAGGATGCCGCCGCGGAATCAGCCCTGTCCGGCGCCGATACGGCGTGGATGCTGATCTCTACAGCGCTCGTGCTTCTGATGACGCCGGCGCTCGCTTTCTTCTACGGTGGGCTGGTTCGATCCAAAAACACGCTCAACACCATGATGATGAGCTTTATTTCCCTCGGCGTAGCCGGTGTGCTCTGGGCACTGTTCGGGTACTCGCTGGCCTTCGGGGACGGCTCCGCATGGATCGGTGACTTCTCGATGGCTTTCCTGAACGGCGTGGGACTGGAACCCGACGGAAGTATTCCCTCTCTGCTCTTCATGGCGTTCCAGGGCACGTTCTTCATCATTACCGCGGCCCTGATTTCCGGAGCCGTGGTCGAGCGGATGCGCTTCAGGGCGTACCTGGTCTTTATCTCGCTGTGGGGCCTGCTCGTCTATGCCCCGATATGTCACTGGGTATGGAGTGGTAATGCCTGGCTGGGCGATATGGGGGCGCTCGACTTTGCAGGCGGCGCGGTGGTGCATATCAATGCAGGCATAGCGGCTGTGGTGGCCGCACTTGTACTGGGTGCACGCAAGGATTACGGCAGACAAGCCATCATTCCGCACAACGTGCCGTTCGTCCTCCTGGGCGCGGGGTTGCTCTGGTTCGGCTGGTTCGGATTCAACGGGGGCAGTGCCCTTGCTGCAAACAGCATCGCGGCGCTTGCCCTGGTAAACACCATGCTGGCGCCGGCAGGCACGCTCGCCATCTGGACCATCATTGACCTGGGCCGCACCGGAAAGGTTACGGCCGTCGGCGCCGCCACGGCCATCGTGGTCGGCCTCGTGGCCGTCACGCCCGCCGCCGGATTCGTTTCGCCGATTTCCTCGCTGTTGATAGGCGCCATTGCCGCCGTTCCGTGCTATTTCGCCATTCAATGGCGGTCACGCACACGGCTGGACGATTCCCTCGACGTATTCGCCGCGCATGGGCTCGGCGGCATCACGGGTGCGCTCCTTACCGGCGTATTTGCGGAAAGCGCATGGAACGGTGGGGCAGACGGGCTCCTGTTCGGAAATCCAGCGCAATTAGGCATCCAGGCCCTCTCCATCGTTGCCGTAATGGTGTACAGCGGCGTGGTTACGTTCCTTATCCTCAAGGGCATAAGCCTGGTCACCTCGTTGCGTCCGGAGGTTCCGAACGAAGGCATGGGGCTGGATATCGCCAGCCACGGCGAAGAGGCCTATTCCGACGGAGAAGGCATCGTGTTGCTGCTCGACGACGAAATACAAGCATCCTCCGCTGCATAA
- a CDS encoding aldo/keto reductase, which produces MIHKTVQGVDVPALGLGTYLLTGRACRRSVAEAIDTGYRHIDTASVYGNEKETGQGLHDAGIAREDIFLTTKIWMDNLIPTRIAPATEKSLSKLRTPYVDLLLIHWPTPAMELEACLDEMQALQAAGKVRHIGVSNFPPALMRRAAAHAPIFCNQVEYHPYLDQSALRTLAQECDALLTAYSPLCRGAVLRDNTLKDIAAAHNKTPAQVTLRWLLQLDRVAAIPKSSGPQHREQNFDLFDFELDHEEMRRIDALACGKRIGDPSWAPAW; this is translated from the coding sequence ATGATCCATAAAACCGTTCAGGGTGTGGACGTACCTGCGCTTGGACTGGGCACCTACCTCCTTACGGGGCGGGCCTGCCGGCGCAGCGTGGCGGAGGCTATCGATACAGGATACCGGCACATCGACACGGCGTCGGTCTACGGGAACGAAAAAGAAACGGGACAGGGACTGCACGACGCAGGCATCGCGCGCGAGGACATTTTCCTGACGACGAAAATATGGATGGATAACCTGATTCCGACCCGGATCGCCCCGGCAACCGAAAAAAGCCTGTCCAAACTCCGCACGCCCTACGTCGATCTGCTCCTCATCCACTGGCCGACTCCGGCCATGGAACTGGAAGCATGCCTCGATGAAATGCAGGCCCTGCAGGCGGCCGGCAAGGTGCGCCACATCGGGGTCAGCAATTTCCCTCCCGCCCTGATGCGGAGGGCCGCCGCACACGCGCCCATTTTCTGCAATCAGGTGGAATATCATCCCTATCTGGACCAGAGCGCGTTGCGTACGCTGGCACAGGAATGCGATGCGCTGCTTACAGCCTACAGCCCCCTTTGCCGCGGGGCGGTATTGCGGGATAACACCCTGAAAGACATCGCGGCGGCGCATAACAAAACGCCCGCGCAAGTCACCCTGCGGTGGCTGCTCCAGCTCGACCGCGTAGCCGCTATCCCGAAGTCCTCCGGTCCGCAGCACCGGGAGCAAAATTTCGACCTGTTCGATTTCGAGCTCGATCACGAGGAAATGCGCCGGATCGACGCCCTGGCGTGCGGAAAACGCATAGGGGACCCTTCATGGGCGCCGGCGTGGTAA
- a CDS encoding dehydrogenase, with translation MVSLFAGFAFLVGFAFLHGPEEPGAAEIPSWAQSSQRPATDLVIRQDADGSSLFILRAGSEDTLVTVQAKPDHRPFLHPIKAPDGRGFFTEYSPGHHPHQTGLYWGFTRVNGRDYFHHPEGTYWRRVSMDVLTEQGEQVSWRTIYDLLDEEGETVLTETQVWSMSEEDGRYFLDLEWSGEAKTDVTIGEFAYGGLFLRMPWTRGIEGSAVNAARQRDRAAEGKQAMWLDVGMQVEGRDDMAHVAIFDHPENEGFPHPWRVDGQLGVGPVRARLGDWTIPEGETESIRHRLMFYTGPMNNAEIRNQWERYIGMEGEQYSVVALWGLAQREGRQAEFLTPDRAVDIMTLVDGFQVNSWANEPMITQPMAFAWDDRGRLWVAENRDYETRRIGFSNSGDSRILILEDTDRDGVADRRSVFLEGIPFPSAIAVGFGGVYLGAPPHLLFIPDRDGDDVADVDDIEILLTGWGIRDRHEVLNSFHWGPDGWLYGLEGFATPSKVHKPGPGEQVYKHGDPFPEDILEGEGVDIDGGVWRYHPLKHRFEVVAHGFSNPWGIDYDAKGEFFITACVIPHVFHVIQGGIYHRQGGQHFNPYVYSDIRTIAEHRHRSAHGGARVYQSDAFPEEQQGRLFMANIHEHAVLSDILTPKESGYVASEGEDFMLANNAQWVGFSMEVGPEGALYVLDWHDGAICGNDVLDKDTGRIFRITPETSLAEEWEGRYDDLQNFSDMQLAALQTSVSDWHARRARVILQHRAAQGPIAAEAQEALRAQFDVHANPDYRLRGMWSLHVTGLLAEERLLEALGDEDEHVRAWAVQMLVEDMDPSEAALEQFAHMAEMDPSPVVRKYLASALQRMPHENRWIIAEGLLGREEDADDHNIPKMIWYGVEPLVAEDPDRALALAAESSQPLVTTFIARRTVDADVLEPLTEALSRYGEVRKELLQGMRDGLEGYGDVASPPGWDNLYAMLQEDGEMAPLALEIAQIFGDAGAGEALLDVLRDETLDMDLRNGALNSLVETQHEGLIAEIPVLVRDPAFRIDAIRSVATFDQESLGAVLMEEYPAFNATEKRATLETLASRPTYGWMLTEAIKSGDIPREEVPVYVARQLRRVVGTGFVEVWGPIDDNLSDDDEVFEGYRALLTPEAIVAADPSNGRRLYDIVCSACHVMYDSGGLIGPDLTGSNRTDIEYLLSNVLTPSAEIQDDYRMVIVTMRDGRTFIGNVSNETDRQLMLRIVGRGDVALEKSEIQSREVSANSLMPEGLFRALSKEEVLDLTSYLHTSEQVALPNE, from the coding sequence ATGGTTTCGCTTTTCGCAGGTTTTGCCTTTTTAGTGGGCTTTGCCTTTTTGCATGGCCCGGAGGAACCCGGCGCCGCGGAGATTCCGTCATGGGCGCAATCTTCCCAGCGTCCGGCGACGGACCTCGTCATCAGGCAGGATGCGGACGGTTCGAGTCTTTTCATACTCAGAGCGGGAAGCGAGGATACCTTGGTGACGGTGCAGGCCAAGCCGGATCACCGCCCGTTTCTCCATCCCATCAAGGCCCCGGACGGACGAGGTTTCTTTACGGAGTACAGCCCGGGCCATCATCCTCACCAGACGGGTCTTTACTGGGGGTTTACGCGCGTCAACGGGCGGGATTATTTTCATCATCCCGAGGGGACATACTGGCGGCGGGTTTCCATGGATGTGTTGACGGAGCAGGGTGAGCAGGTCAGTTGGAGAACCATCTACGATTTGCTTGATGAAGAAGGAGAAACCGTGCTCACTGAGACGCAGGTCTGGTCCATGAGCGAAGAAGACGGCCGGTATTTTCTTGACCTGGAATGGAGCGGGGAAGCGAAGACAGATGTTACGATCGGGGAATTTGCTTACGGCGGCCTCTTTCTGCGGATGCCGTGGACTCGGGGTATAGAGGGTTCGGCCGTGAATGCGGCTCGGCAGCGCGATCGGGCGGCCGAAGGCAAGCAGGCCATGTGGCTGGATGTGGGGATGCAGGTCGAAGGACGTGATGACATGGCGCACGTGGCGATTTTCGATCACCCCGAGAACGAAGGATTTCCGCATCCATGGCGCGTGGACGGACAGTTGGGCGTGGGCCCGGTCCGGGCGCGGCTCGGAGATTGGACGATCCCGGAAGGCGAGACGGAAAGCATACGGCATCGGCTCATGTTTTACACGGGCCCGATGAATAATGCCGAAATCCGGAATCAGTGGGAGCGTTACATTGGTATGGAAGGCGAACAGTATTCTGTGGTAGCGCTTTGGGGCCTGGCGCAGCGGGAAGGCCGTCAGGCGGAATTTCTGACGCCGGATCGGGCGGTCGACATCATGACGCTGGTTGACGGCTTTCAGGTGAATTCCTGGGCGAACGAGCCGATGATCACGCAGCCGATGGCCTTTGCCTGGGACGATCGCGGACGGCTATGGGTCGCTGAAAATCGCGACTATGAAACCCGCCGGATCGGGTTCTCGAATTCCGGGGACAGCCGTATTCTCATTCTGGAGGACACGGATCGGGATGGCGTGGCTGACCGCCGCAGCGTGTTTCTGGAAGGCATCCCGTTTCCGTCGGCGATCGCGGTTGGATTCGGCGGGGTGTATCTTGGCGCGCCTCCCCATCTCCTGTTTATTCCGGATCGCGATGGAGACGATGTGGCCGACGTGGACGATATCGAAATTCTTCTTACGGGTTGGGGCATCCGGGATCGCCACGAGGTGCTCAACAGCTTTCATTGGGGGCCGGACGGCTGGCTCTATGGCCTGGAGGGGTTCGCCACCCCCTCCAAGGTGCACAAACCCGGTCCCGGAGAGCAGGTCTACAAACATGGCGACCCCTTCCCCGAAGATATTCTTGAGGGAGAGGGCGTCGACATAGACGGGGGGGTATGGCGGTACCACCCGCTAAAGCATCGTTTTGAGGTGGTTGCGCACGGCTTCAGCAATCCGTGGGGTATCGATTATGACGCCAAGGGCGAATTTTTTATCACGGCCTGTGTGATTCCTCATGTATTCCATGTCATCCAGGGCGGCATTTATCATCGCCAGGGCGGGCAGCATTTCAATCCGTATGTATACAGCGATATTCGCACCATCGCCGAGCACCGCCATCGATCGGCGCACGGAGGCGCCCGGGTATACCAGTCGGATGCTTTCCCGGAAGAGCAGCAGGGACGGTTATTCATGGCGAACATTCACGAACATGCGGTGCTATCGGATATTCTTACTCCCAAGGAATCGGGATATGTGGCGAGTGAGGGCGAAGACTTCATGCTGGCCAACAATGCGCAGTGGGTCGGTTTCAGCATGGAAGTGGGTCCCGAGGGAGCCCTGTACGTACTGGATTGGCATGACGGCGCCATCTGTGGCAACGATGTGCTGGACAAGGATACGGGACGGATCTTCCGGATCACTCCTGAAACTTCGCTCGCGGAGGAATGGGAAGGACGCTACGACGATCTCCAGAATTTCTCCGATATGCAGTTAGCCGCTCTGCAAACGAGCGTAAGCGACTGGCATGCGCGCCGCGCGAGGGTCATTCTGCAACACCGCGCCGCGCAGGGGCCGATCGCTGCGGAAGCGCAGGAGGCGCTTCGCGCACAGTTTGATGTCCACGCGAATCCGGACTATCGCCTGCGGGGGATGTGGTCCTTGCATGTTACCGGGTTGCTCGCCGAGGAACGCCTGCTGGAAGCGCTCGGGGACGAGGACGAACACGTGCGCGCATGGGCTGTTCAGATGCTTGTAGAGGATATGGATCCCAGTGAAGCTGCTCTGGAGCAGTTTGCTCATATGGCGGAGATGGATCCGTCTCCCGTAGTGCGTAAGTATCTGGCCTCCGCCTTGCAGCGAATGCCTCATGAAAACCGGTGGATCATTGCAGAGGGCTTGCTCGGGCGGGAGGAGGATGCCGACGATCACAACATCCCCAAGATGATCTGGTACGGGGTGGAACCGCTTGTCGCGGAGGATCCTGACCGGGCCCTTGCGCTCGCGGCAGAGAGCAGCCAGCCGCTCGTGACCACATTCATTGCACGGCGCACCGTGGATGCGGATGTCCTCGAGCCGCTCACAGAAGCGCTTTCCCGCTATGGTGAAGTACGTAAGGAACTGCTGCAAGGTATGCGGGATGGACTCGAGGGGTACGGCGATGTGGCATCGCCTCCCGGATGGGATAACCTGTATGCGATGCTGCAGGAAGATGGGGAAATGGCCCCGTTAGCTCTTGAAATCGCACAGATTTTCGGAGATGCGGGTGCAGGGGAAGCACTTCTTGATGTGCTCCGGGACGAAACGCTGGATATGGACCTCCGCAACGGTGCACTGAACAGCCTTGTTGAGACGCAGCATGAAGGGCTCATTGCCGAGATACCGGTGCTTGTTCGCGACCCTGCATTTCGGATCGATGCTATCCGGTCAGTGGCGACGTTCGATCAGGAAAGTCTTGGCGCCGTGTTGATGGAGGAATACCCGGCGTTCAATGCCACCGAAAAGCGTGCGACGCTTGAGACCCTGGCGTCCCGACCAACGTATGGCTGGATGCTTACAGAGGCCATTAAGTCCGGCGATATCCCGCGGGAGGAAGTGCCGGTGTATGTCGCGCGGCAGTTGCGGCGCGTTGTGGGGACCGGGTTTGTAGAAGTATGGGGGCCCATCGACGACAACCTCTCCGACGACGACGAGGTCTTCGAGGGCTATCGTGCGTTGCTTACGCCGGAAGCAATTGTTGCCGCAGACCCCTCCAATGGCCGCCGTCTTTACGACATTGTCTGCAGTGCGTGCCATGTCATGTATGATTCAGGGGGGCTGATCGGCCCTGACCTGACAGGCTCGAATCGGACGGATATCGAGTACCTTCTGTCCAATGTGCTGACCCCCAGTGCGGAGATACAGGACGATTACAGGATGGTAATTGTCACCATGCGTGACGGCCGGACGTTTATCGGGAATGTTTCCAACGAGACGGATCGGCAATTGATGTTGCGCATCGTAGGGCGTGGAGACGTGGCTTTAGAGAAGTCCGAAATCCAGTCGCGAGAGGTGTCTGCCAACTCGCTCATGCCGGAAGGTCTCTTTCGCGCACTGAGCAAAGAAGAAGTGCTGGATCTGACATCATACCTGCACACAAGCGAACAGGTGGCCCTACCGAATGAATAA
- a CDS encoding sorbosone dehydrogenase — MHTHRLNTLLLLASLPLLIIAGCSASEGNDRHMVDASMCDEDNGGLVLPDGFCAGVVADSVGRIRHIVVDANEDIYVIHRRLTDAGGITALRDTDKDGKADSMHSFGAIAGTGLELYDGHLYATTDSSVHRFAFEGDELAPMGDPERIVGDFPAGQEQQQHASKAIAFDDAGHLYVNVGAPSNACQEQMRLQGSPGVDPCPQLERASGVWRFDATTAGQTQEADGHHFSTGIRNGLAMAWHPGAGSMYVVQHGRDQLNTLWPDYYTDEQNAELPAEEMFRLYDGSDFGWPYCYYDQQQEMKLLSPEYGGNGMEVGRCADTEAPVVAFPGHYAPNDMVFNTQEHFPAHYGNGAFIAFHGSWNRAPLPQEGYLVAFVPMDASGEPTGDWEIFADGFKGADILESPGDAVYRPMGLAFGPHGSLYVTDSMQGRIWRIIHKGME, encoded by the coding sequence ATGCATACCCATCGCTTGAACACACTGCTCCTGCTGGCAAGCTTGCCTCTGCTCATTATCGCGGGATGCAGCGCATCCGAAGGAAACGACCGCCACATGGTAGACGCATCCATGTGCGACGAAGATAACGGCGGCCTTGTCCTGCCCGACGGATTCTGCGCCGGCGTCGTGGCGGACAGCGTGGGACGCATCCGGCACATCGTCGTGGACGCAAACGAAGACATTTACGTGATACACCGGCGCCTCACGGATGCCGGCGGCATCACGGCGCTCCGGGATACGGACAAGGATGGCAAGGCCGATTCCATGCACAGTTTCGGCGCCATCGCCGGCACCGGTCTCGAACTGTATGACGGTCACCTGTACGCTACCACAGATTCTTCGGTACACCGTTTTGCTTTCGAAGGCGACGAACTGGCGCCCATGGGCGATCCCGAACGCATTGTGGGAGACTTCCCGGCAGGGCAGGAACAGCAACAGCACGCCTCCAAGGCGATCGCTTTCGACGATGCAGGGCATCTGTATGTGAACGTGGGCGCCCCATCGAACGCGTGCCAAGAACAAATGCGCTTACAAGGGTCTCCGGGTGTGGACCCCTGTCCCCAGCTTGAACGCGCGTCCGGCGTATGGCGGTTCGACGCGACCACAGCCGGGCAAACCCAGGAAGCGGATGGACATCATTTCTCGACGGGTATCCGGAACGGCCTGGCGATGGCGTGGCATCCCGGCGCCGGCAGCATGTACGTCGTGCAGCATGGCCGCGACCAGTTGAACACGCTGTGGCCGGACTACTATACGGACGAGCAAAATGCCGAACTGCCCGCTGAAGAAATGTTCCGACTCTACGACGGATCGGATTTCGGCTGGCCGTATTGCTATTATGACCAGCAGCAGGAGATGAAACTCCTCTCGCCCGAATACGGCGGAAACGGTATGGAAGTCGGGCGGTGCGCCGACACGGAAGCCCCGGTGGTCGCGTTCCCGGGACATTACGCCCCCAACGATATGGTCTTCAACACGCAGGAACACTTCCCGGCGCATTACGGAAACGGCGCCTTCATCGCTTTTCACGGTTCCTGGAACCGGGCGCCGCTTCCCCAGGAGGGGTATCTGGTGGCGTTCGTGCCCATGGATGCATCCGGCGAGCCGACCGGAGACTGGGAAATCTTCGCCGACGGATTCAAAGGTGCAGATATTCTCGAGAGCCCCGGCGATGCCGTATACCGCCCGATGGGGCTGGCCTTCGGCCCGCACGGCTCCCTGTACGTGACGGATTCGATGCAGGGACGTATCTGGCGGATCATCCACAAGGGCATGGAATAG